One Pecten maximus chromosome 7, xPecMax1.1, whole genome shotgun sequence genomic window carries:
- the LOC117331529 gene encoding cell wall protein DAN4-like, producing the protein MCSKFLSVNVSTQRTTTISTPARTTITTLTYPRTTYRSITSMSPATRTTTSTSPTTRTMTSTSPATSTKTSKGQTLRTTATMSPVFITTSTTRRATTSYLMIMDTANTQVATSTYTPAAPQDKPSVTGQRNSDRIPIIAALSSVLVVTVAAISVIVLISIRRRKSDRKPSDGLEYITNNTAYGTTTTSPEIPDPTPGLDGVEYDDISCETAAQPEIKADEAHSYCYAAYENVKHPYAPDRRSALISSDVRKGNATRRQT; encoded by the exons ATGTGTTCTAAGTTCCTTTCGGTAAATGTTAGTACGCAACGAACAACTACTATATCAACACCAGCCAGAACAACAATTACCACATTAACATATCCAAGAACAACTTACAGATCAATAACTTCTATGTCACCAGCTACCAGAACAACAACATCTACGTCACCAACTACCAGAACAATGACTTCTACGTCACCAGCTACCAGTACAAAGACTTCCAAAGGACAAACTCTCAGAACAACAGCTACCATGTCACCAGTTTTCATAACAACGTCAACAACTCGAAGAGCAACAACTAGCTATTTAATGATTATGGACACGGCCAACACTCAAGTAGCAACTAGCACGTATACACCTGCTG CTCCTCAGGACAAACCGTCCGTTACAGGCCAAAGAAACTCCGACCGAATACCTATCATAGCGGCCTTATCTTCCGTCCTGGTAGTGACAGTTGCTGCCATATCtgttattgttttgatttctatacGTCGGCGTAAAAG cGATAGAAAACCTTCAGATGGATTAGAATATATCACAAACAATACTGCATATGGTACGACTACGACATCTCCTGAG ATTCCTGATCCAACGCCTGGACTAGACGGTGTCGAGTATGATGACATATCCTGTGAAACTGCAGCCCAACCGGAAATCAAGGCAGATGAGGCTCACTCCTATTGCTATGCTGCCTATGAAAATGTTAAAC